A window of the Haloarcula litorea genome harbors these coding sequences:
- a CDS encoding DUF106 domain-containing protein, with product MARTAPKVERLADDGEAMTDALATVLSVAEEKGTVQWSDVSDDLTSGEWGRLIESGLLVDADGEGFVVEDPEGVREALEESDAAPEDDDEDEGWSTWDKLAGLGTIGLFAGYSLTSVRDAIGGVLDVALGPLAEALPFYVMILVLALFTGITSSILQDQLMDMDGMGEHQEKMQDLQERRKEAKERGDDEALDRLEQEQMELMSDQMGMFKKQFRPMVWIMLINIPVFLWLYWMVFGTGMSLSAPVATFPIVGEVEAWQAGVAGPLQAWILWYFLCSLSFTQVIRKALNVETTPTG from the coding sequence ATGGCACGCACCGCGCCGAAGGTGGAACGGCTCGCCGACGACGGCGAAGCGATGACCGACGCGCTCGCGACGGTCCTCTCGGTCGCGGAGGAGAAGGGGACCGTCCAGTGGAGCGACGTCAGCGACGACCTCACCAGCGGCGAGTGGGGCCGGCTCATCGAGTCCGGCCTGCTGGTCGACGCCGACGGCGAGGGGTTCGTCGTGGAGGACCCCGAGGGCGTCCGGGAGGCCCTGGAGGAGTCCGACGCCGCCCCCGAGGACGACGACGAGGACGAGGGGTGGAGCACCTGGGACAAGCTCGCCGGCCTCGGGACCATCGGCCTGTTCGCCGGCTACTCGCTGACCTCCGTCCGGGACGCCATCGGCGGCGTGCTGGACGTCGCGCTCGGGCCGCTGGCCGAGGCGCTCCCGTTCTACGTGATGATCCTCGTCCTGGCGCTGTTCACCGGGATCACCTCCTCGATCCTGCAGGACCAGCTGATGGACATGGACGGGATGGGCGAACACCAGGAGAAGATGCAGGACCTCCAGGAGCGCCGCAAGGAGGCCAAAGAGCGGGGCGACGACGAGGCGCTCGACCGCCTCGAACAGGAGCAGATGGAGCTGATGAGCGACCAGATGGGGATGTTCAAGAAGCAGTTCCGCCCGATGGTCTGGATCATGCTCATCAACATCCCCGTGTTCCTCTGGCTCTACTGGATGGTCTTCGGCACCGGGATGTCGCTGTCGGCCCCCGTCGCCACCTTCCCCATCGTCGGCGAGGTCGAGGCCTGGCAGGCCGGCGTCGCCGGCCCGCTGCAGGCGTGGATCCTCTGGTACTTCCTCTGCTCGCTGTCGTTCACGCAGGTCATCCGGAAGGCGCTGAACGTCGAGACGACGCCGACCGGGTGA
- the ilvD gene encoding dihydroxy-acid dehydratase, producing the protein MSKQERRERPEKDPELRSNEVTEGVEKAPHRAMFRAMGYDDEDLASPMVGVANPAADITPCNVHLDDVADAAYEGIDAAGGMPIEFGTITISDAISMGTEGMKASLISREVIADSVELVSFGERMDGLVTIGGCDKNMPGMMMASIRTDLPSVFCYGGSIMPGQHDGREITIQNVFEGVGAVADGEMSEDELDEMERNACPGAGSCGGMFTANTMASISEALGFAPLGSASPPAEHESRYDVARESGELVLDVVENDRRPSDFLSVESFENAIALQVAVGGSTNAVLHLLALAAEAGVDLDIETFNEISARTPKIADLQPGGEKVMNDLHEVGGVPVVLNALLEADLLHGDALTVTGNTIAEELADLAPPAIEDLDVDFLHTVADPIHERGAIRILSGNLAPEGAVIKITGEDHLHHEGPIRVFEEESAAMEYVQEGRVESGDAIVIRNEGPRGGPGMREMLGVTSAVAGQGHSEDVALLTDGRFSGATRGFSIGHVAPEAFVGGPIAAVEDGDTITIDIDDHELSVDLSDEEIQRRLADHDPEPNYTNGVLAKYHRDFGSAANGAVTNPGAKWE; encoded by the coding sequence ATGAGCAAGCAGGAACGCCGCGAGCGCCCGGAGAAGGACCCGGAGCTCCGGTCGAACGAAGTCACCGAGGGCGTGGAGAAGGCCCCCCACCGCGCGATGTTCCGCGCGATGGGGTACGACGACGAGGACCTCGCCTCGCCGATGGTCGGCGTCGCCAACCCCGCCGCCGACATCACGCCGTGTAACGTCCACTTAGACGACGTGGCCGACGCCGCCTACGAGGGGATCGACGCCGCCGGCGGGATGCCCATCGAGTTCGGCACCATCACCATCTCCGACGCCATCTCGATGGGGACCGAGGGGATGAAGGCCTCCCTGATCTCCCGGGAGGTCATCGCCGACTCGGTCGAACTGGTCTCGTTCGGCGAGCGGATGGACGGGCTCGTCACCATCGGCGGCTGCGACAAGAACATGCCGGGGATGATGATGGCCTCCATCCGGACGGACCTCCCGAGCGTCTTCTGCTACGGCGGCTCGATCATGCCCGGGCAGCACGACGGCCGCGAGATCACCATCCAGAACGTCTTCGAGGGCGTCGGGGCCGTCGCCGACGGCGAGATGAGCGAGGACGAACTCGACGAGATGGAGCGCAACGCCTGCCCCGGGGCCGGCTCCTGTGGCGGGATGTTCACCGCGAACACGATGGCCTCCATCTCCGAGGCGCTCGGGTTCGCGCCGCTGGGCAGCGCCTCGCCGCCGGCCGAACACGAGTCCCGCTACGACGTGGCCCGAGAGAGCGGCGAACTCGTTCTCGACGTCGTCGAGAACGACCGCCGGCCCTCCGACTTCCTCTCCGTCGAGAGCTTCGAGAACGCCATCGCCCTCCAGGTGGCTGTCGGCGGCTCGACCAACGCCGTCCTCCACCTGCTGGCGCTGGCGGCGGAGGCCGGCGTCGACCTCGACATCGAGACGTTCAACGAGATCAGCGCCCGGACGCCGAAGATCGCCGACCTCCAGCCCGGCGGCGAGAAGGTGATGAACGACCTCCACGAGGTCGGCGGCGTCCCGGTCGTGCTGAACGCGCTGCTGGAGGCGGACCTGCTCCACGGCGACGCGCTGACGGTCACCGGCAACACCATCGCCGAGGAACTCGCCGACCTCGCGCCGCCGGCCATCGAGGACCTGGACGTCGACTTCCTGCACACGGTCGCGGACCCCATCCACGAGCGCGGGGCCATCCGCATCCTCTCGGGGAACCTCGCGCCCGAGGGCGCGGTCATCAAGATCACCGGCGAGGACCACCTCCACCACGAGGGCCCCATTCGCGTCTTCGAGGAGGAGTCCGCGGCGATGGAGTACGTCCAGGAGGGCCGCGTCGAGAGCGGCGACGCCATCGTCATCCGCAACGAGGGGCCACGGGGCGGCCCCGGGATGCGGGAGATGCTCGGCGTCACGAGCGCCGTCGCCGGGCAGGGTCACTCGGAGGACGTGGCCCTCCTCACGGACGGCCGGTTCTCCGGCGCGACGCGGGGGTTCTCCATCGGTCACGTCGCCCCCGAGGCGTTCGTCGGCGGCCCCATCGCCGCCGTCGAGGACGGCGACACCATCACCATCGACATCGACGACCACGAACTGTCGGTGGACCTCTCCGACGAGGAGATCCAGCGCCGCCTGGCGGACCACGACCCCGAACCCAACTACACGAACGGCGTGCTGGCGAAGTACCACCGCGACTTCGGCTCGGCCGCGAACGGTGCCGTGACGAACCCGGGCGCGAAGTGGGAGTAG
- a CDS encoding peroxiredoxin produces MLDAGDAAPEISAPNQHGETVSPDFAEPTVVYFYPKDFTGGCTIEARDFQDHYPQFEEGGITVYGVSMDDADTHADFAEEEGLLYDLLADPDGEVAEAFGLDTSEGRTDRVTFVLADGEVTAVYDPELSDPSGHAEEVLHDLRNEHVRGG; encoded by the coding sequence ATGCTCGACGCAGGCGACGCGGCACCCGAGATCAGCGCACCGAACCAGCACGGGGAGACGGTCAGCCCCGACTTCGCGGAGCCGACGGTGGTGTACTTCTACCCGAAGGACTTCACCGGCGGCTGCACCATCGAGGCCCGGGACTTCCAGGACCACTATCCCCAGTTCGAGGAGGGCGGCATCACCGTCTACGGCGTCTCGATGGACGACGCCGACACCCACGCCGACTTCGCCGAGGAGGAGGGGCTGCTGTACGACCTGCTGGCCGACCCCGACGGCGAGGTCGCCGAGGCGTTCGGCCTCGACACCAGCGAGGGACGCACCGACCGGGTGACGTTCGTCCTGGCCGACGGGGAGGTGACGGCCGTCTACGACCCCGAGCTGTCGGACCCCTCGGGCCACGCCGAGGAGGTGCTGCACGACCTGCGCAACGAACACGTCCGGGGCGGGTAG
- a CDS encoding ATP-binding protein gives MLAVGSRTLHLAVFAGALLIVLFGLAWVSRNRDRRAATEFAAFLCIVGLWVGTAIVEVFAGPEGAYYASLAGQGLRPVMSVAWFYFALTYAGYEDVLRSTWMAALAAVALLYSLAFSAVPPLATTYAYDSVETVSTPLVAVALEGETVHFHLTEIIGYLFVLVGSVGLVQRLVRAVYVEQWQTLAIGGSVVVVVLLDIFPDLIVGTVPGIDYAAAGVACSTLLFIVALYRDDLSRHVPVARMHVVESLADPVVVLNPDHDIVDYNPAATEILAVSEPIGTNATAAMPCDCTREQIEAAIAAGEATITLRDGPTETVYDVSVTRVTDGGVEAGIAFVFSDVTELRQRTRDLQRQSEQLDEFAGIVSHDLRNPLMVARGNLELLDDDQSAPIADALDRMDEIIEDALVLAREGRALGRRQWTDLRPVAADAWRSSRTGEAELRNEIPEEVRVSTDRSRLVTVFENLFRNSIDHGPDDVTVSAGTIGESGFYVEDTGPGVPADAAAEIFEKGYTTGGEGSGLGLAIVQSIVDAHGWEIRVVDGETGGARFEITGVNLREPADGE, from the coding sequence ATGCTAGCGGTCGGTTCCCGGACGCTCCACCTCGCCGTGTTCGCCGGAGCGCTCCTGATCGTCCTGTTCGGCCTCGCGTGGGTCTCCAGGAACCGTGACCGGCGGGCGGCGACCGAGTTCGCCGCCTTCCTCTGTATCGTCGGGCTCTGGGTCGGCACCGCGATCGTGGAGGTGTTCGCGGGGCCGGAGGGGGCGTACTACGCGTCGCTGGCGGGGCAGGGACTGCGGCCCGTCATGTCGGTCGCGTGGTTCTACTTCGCGTTGACCTACGCCGGCTACGAGGACGTCCTCCGATCGACCTGGATGGCGGCGCTCGCGGCGGTCGCGCTCCTCTACTCGCTGGCGTTCAGCGCCGTCCCGCCCCTCGCGACGACGTACGCGTACGACTCGGTCGAGACGGTCTCGACCCCGCTGGTGGCGGTCGCGCTCGAAGGTGAGACCGTCCACTTCCACCTGACCGAGATCATCGGGTACCTGTTCGTCCTCGTGGGGAGCGTCGGCCTCGTTCAGCGGCTGGTGCGAGCCGTGTACGTCGAGCAGTGGCAGACACTCGCGATCGGCGGGAGCGTCGTGGTGGTCGTGCTCCTCGACATCTTCCCCGACCTGATCGTCGGCACCGTTCCCGGGATCGACTACGCCGCCGCCGGCGTCGCGTGTTCGACGCTGCTCTTCATCGTCGCGCTGTACAGGGACGACCTGTCGCGGCACGTCCCGGTCGCACGGATGCACGTCGTCGAGAGCCTGGCTGATCCGGTCGTGGTCCTCAATCCGGATCACGACATCGTCGACTACAACCCCGCCGCCACGGAGATCCTCGCGGTGTCGGAGCCGATCGGGACGAACGCGACCGCGGCGATGCCGTGTGACTGCACACGGGAGCAGATCGAGGCGGCGATAGCGGCCGGCGAGGCGACGATCACACTCCGGGACGGGCCGACGGAGACGGTCTACGACGTGAGCGTGACGCGGGTCACGGACGGCGGCGTCGAGGCCGGCATCGCCTTCGTGTTCAGCGACGTCACGGAGCTCAGACAGCGGACCCGCGACCTCCAGCGCCAGTCCGAGCAACTCGACGAGTTCGCGGGGATCGTGAGTCACGACCTTCGGAACCCGCTGATGGTGGCGCGGGGGAACCTCGAGTTACTGGACGACGACCAGTCGGCTCCGATCGCCGACGCACTGGACCGGATGGACGAGATCATCGAGGACGCACTGGTGCTCGCTCGGGAAGGGCGGGCACTCGGTCGTCGTCAGTGGACGGACTTGCGGCCGGTCGCCGCCGACGCGTGGCGCAGCAGTCGGACTGGGGAGGCGGAGTTGAGAAACGAGATCCCCGAGGAGGTGCGAGTCAGCACCGACCGGAGCCGGCTCGTCACCGTCTTCGAGAACCTCTTCCGGAACAGCATCGACCACGGGCCGGACGACGTCACCGTCTCGGCCGGGACGATAGGCGAGAGCGGGTTCTACGTCGAGGACACCGGTCCCGGCGTCCCGGCGGACGCCGCGGCGGAGATATTCGAGAAGGGGTACACGACCGGCGGAGAGGGGTCGGGGCTCGGGCTGGCGATCGTCCAGTCGATCGTCGACGCCCACGGGTGGGAGATCCGGGTCGTCGACGGCGAAACCGGTGGCGCGCGGTTCGAGATCACGGGCGTGAACCTCCGGGAACCGGCCGACGGCGAGTAG
- a CDS encoding adenylate kinase, which produces MSNPRILILGPPGAGKGTQSANLAEEYDVEHVTTGDALRANKDMDISDMDTEYDTPRQYMEAGDLVPDAVVNAIVAEALSQADGFVLDGYPRNLEQAEELEGMTDLDVILSLEVSREELVDRLTGRRVCDDCGANYHVEFNPPETEGVCDQCGGELVQRDDDNEESVRNRLDVFDENTAPVIDHYEDHDGFVTIDGEGTPDEVWADIRAAVDEHTE; this is translated from the coding sequence ATGTCGAATCCGCGCATCCTGATTCTCGGGCCGCCGGGAGCCGGCAAAGGGACCCAGAGCGCCAACCTCGCCGAGGAGTACGACGTCGAACACGTCACCACCGGCGACGCGCTCCGGGCCAACAAGGACATGGACATCTCCGACATGGACACGGAGTACGACACGCCCCGCCAGTACATGGAGGCGGGCGACCTCGTCCCCGACGCCGTCGTCAACGCCATCGTCGCCGAGGCGCTCTCGCAGGCCGACGGGTTCGTGCTGGACGGCTACCCGCGCAACTTAGAGCAGGCCGAGGAGCTCGAAGGGATGACCGACCTCGACGTGATCCTCTCGCTGGAGGTCTCCCGCGAGGAGCTCGTCGACCGCCTGACCGGCCGCCGGGTGTGCGACGACTGCGGCGCGAACTACCACGTCGAGTTCAACCCGCCCGAGACCGAGGGCGTCTGTGACCAGTGCGGCGGCGAGCTCGTCCAGCGCGACGACGACAACGAGGAGTCGGTGCGCAACCGACTGGACGTCTTCGACGAGAACACCGCCCCGGTCATCGACCACTACGAGGACCACGACGGGTTCGTCACTATCGACGGCGAGGGGACCCCCGACGAGGTCTGGGCGGACATCCGGGCCGCCGTCGACGAGCACACAGAATAA
- a CDS encoding beta-ribofuranosylaminobenzene 5'-phosphate synthase family protein, giving the protein MATVTTAARLHFGFQNLSLAHDRLYGGVGLALDEPRLVLAAEPAETVRCDDDEAEPYVRRVVEALDVPGAEVTVRERFPRHVGLGSGTQLALASLIAVARAHDLTADARTVAPRLGRGGRSGVGVAAFERGGFVVDGGHPTERFTAEPPAEGDWDVPPVVSRHDVPARWRFLVIVPDSDPGQSGSEEDSSMRAAIERADPGIGDEIAALLTRTLLPAIATRDRGTFGRAAARLGRLNGAWYADEQGGVYRPPAGDIIESLTGAPSVTGAGQSSWGPTVWGLTDADRQGDARAAGERALDAAGVDGDVLLAAPRNTGASLSE; this is encoded by the coding sequence ATGGCGACGGTCACGACGGCGGCGCGGCTCCACTTCGGCTTCCAGAACCTCTCGCTGGCCCACGACCGGCTCTACGGCGGCGTCGGGCTCGCGCTCGACGAGCCGCGGTTGGTCCTCGCGGCCGAACCGGCCGAGACGGTGCGGTGTGACGACGACGAGGCCGAGCCGTACGTCCGGCGGGTCGTCGAGGCCCTGGACGTGCCGGGGGCCGAAGTGACGGTCCGCGAGCGGTTCCCGCGCCACGTCGGCCTCGGCAGCGGCACACAGCTGGCGCTGGCGTCGCTGATCGCCGTCGCACGCGCGCACGACCTGACCGCCGACGCCCGGACGGTCGCGCCGCGACTGGGGCGGGGCGGCCGAAGCGGCGTCGGCGTCGCCGCCTTCGAGCGCGGCGGGTTCGTCGTCGACGGCGGCCACCCGACCGAACGGTTCACCGCCGAACCGCCGGCGGAGGGCGACTGGGACGTGCCGCCGGTGGTGTCCCGCCACGACGTGCCCGCGCGCTGGCGGTTCCTCGTGATCGTCCCCGACAGCGACCCCGGGCAGAGCGGCAGCGAGGAAGACAGCAGTATGCGGGCGGCCATCGAGCGGGCCGACCCCGGCATCGGCGACGAGATCGCGGCCCTGCTCACCCGGACGCTCCTACCGGCGATCGCCACCCGCGATCGGGGGACTTTCGGCCGCGCCGCCGCCCGCCTGGGCCGTCTCAACGGCGCGTGGTACGCCGACGAACAGGGTGGGGTCTACCGCCCGCCCGCCGGCGACATCATCGAGTCGCTGACCGGCGCGCCGTCGGTCACGGGTGCCGGGCAGTCCTCGTGGGGACCGACGGTGTGGGGCCTGACCGACGCCGATCGGCAGGGCGACGCCCGGGCCGCCGGCGAGCGCGCGCTCGACGCGGCCGGCGTCGACGGCGACGTGTTGCTCGCTGCCCCCCGCAACACCGGAGCGTCCCTCTCGGAGTGA
- a CDS encoding RNA-guided pseudouridylation complex pseudouridine synthase subunit Cbf5 — MPLRGPPDERDADSLLAFGVVNLDKPPGPSAHQVAAWVRDATGQDRVAHGGTLDPKVTGCLPVLLGDAARAARVFDDAVKEYVAVLELHDRAPADFEAVLAEFEGDVYQKPPRKSAVKRQLRTRHIHALDVLERGDRRALLRVRCESGTYVRKLCHDLGLALGTGAHMGDLRRTATGTFDDAALVTMHDLVDALAFAEEGDEGPLREAVRPAERALAHLPRVTIAPSAAREVAEGAPVYAPGVLSTAPAEIGGATPEPGGLVACDTPDGAAVCLGTLAGDPDADAGTVVELERVLV, encoded by the coding sequence ATGCCGCTCCGTGGCCCACCCGACGAGCGCGACGCCGACTCGCTGCTCGCGTTCGGCGTCGTGAACCTCGACAAGCCGCCCGGCCCCTCGGCCCACCAGGTCGCAGCGTGGGTCCGGGACGCCACCGGCCAGGACCGGGTGGCCCACGGCGGGACGCTCGACCCGAAGGTCACCGGCTGTCTCCCCGTCCTGCTGGGCGACGCCGCCCGCGCCGCCCGCGTGTTCGACGACGCCGTCAAGGAGTACGTCGCCGTCCTCGAACTCCACGACCGCGCGCCCGCCGACTTCGAGGCCGTCCTCGCCGAGTTCGAGGGCGACGTCTACCAGAAGCCCCCGCGCAAGAGCGCCGTCAAGCGACAGCTCAGGACCCGCCACATCCACGCGCTGGACGTGCTGGAGCGCGGGGACCGCCGGGCCCTGCTGCGGGTCCGCTGCGAGTCGGGCACCTACGTCCGGAAGCTGTGTCACGACCTCGGACTGGCGCTGGGGACCGGCGCGCACATGGGCGACCTCCGCCGGACCGCGACGGGCACCTTCGACGACGCCGCCCTCGTGACGATGCACGACCTCGTGGACGCGCTGGCGTTCGCCGAGGAGGGCGACGAGGGACCGCTGCGGGAGGCCGTCCGGCCGGCCGAACGGGCGCTGGCTCACCTGCCGCGGGTGACGATCGCCCCCAGCGCCGCCCGCGAGGTGGCCGAGGGCGCGCCGGTGTACGCGCCCGGCGTGCTGTCGACCGCACCGGCCGAGATCGGCGGCGCGACGCCCGAGCCGGGCGGGCTGGTCGCCTGTGACACGCCCGACGGCGCGGCGGTCTGTCTCGGGACGCTGGCCGGCGACCCCGACGCCGACGCCGGCACCGTCGTCGAGCTCGAACGCGTGCTGGTGTGA
- the cmk gene encoding (d)CMP kinase, producing the protein MLITVSGPAGSGKSTLAKSLADALDYDHVSGGDIFRELAEERGMTPLELNKAAEEDAQIDRDLDRRLRDIAKERDDLVLESRLAGWMAGEYADVKLWLTAPLDVRAERIAQRENKPFEQARTETKERGDSEAQRYSDYYDIDFDDLSIYDLSVNTARWDPQGVLSVTLHAVDSYRPDGDEGKAPIEDVRYEF; encoded by the coding sequence ATGTTGATCACCGTCTCCGGCCCCGCCGGGAGCGGCAAGAGCACGCTCGCGAAGAGCCTCGCCGACGCGCTGGACTACGACCACGTCAGCGGCGGGGACATCTTCCGCGAGCTGGCCGAGGAGCGAGGGATGACCCCCCTGGAACTCAACAAGGCCGCCGAGGAGGACGCCCAGATCGACCGGGACCTCGACCGGCGGCTGCGTGACATCGCCAAAGAGCGGGACGACCTCGTCCTCGAATCGCGGCTGGCGGGCTGGATGGCCGGCGAGTACGCCGACGTCAAGCTCTGGCTCACCGCGCCGCTCGACGTCCGGGCCGAACGCATCGCTCAGCGGGAGAACAAGCCCTTCGAGCAGGCCCGCACCGAGACGAAAGAGCGGGGCGACAGCGAGGCCCAGCGGTACAGCGACTACTACGACATCGACTTCGACGACCTCTCCATCTACGACCTCTCGGTCAACACCGCCCGCTGGGACCCGCAGGGCGTGTTGAGCGTGACGCTGCACGCCGTCGACTCCTACCGGCCCGACGGCGACGAGGGGAAGGCACCCATCGAGGACGTCCGCTACGAGTTCTGA
- a CDS encoding succinylglutamate desuccinylase/aspartoacylase family protein, giving the protein MRVGTATTDPGETATGWLDVTTLPTGGRERLPVLLAEGTGDGPTLWVTAGVHGDELTGVAAAQDLLDDRLPDRLAGDLVVVPTVNPAGLRRTSRESYYHGDDPNRYFPDPDADQYRPPRVQQRIDEALFDAVTGDEDAPVTDAAADALLDLHTAHVGSLPFVIRDRTLYGDRRDEAAAEALRDDLAALADALGLPVVTEYTDPEYTGEGLHRSLTGAVTNEAGVPALTVELGTHSVVDETERARGVAAVYRALVNLGALDTLPGWVPDTEPITSGVDYRLRRAVHPHTDTAGLVRHRVAVGDVLTEGDPVADVVSPHGEVRATVATDHDGVVLGRGEGMAVYENDPLASLAVRDEAPLVVPREES; this is encoded by the coding sequence ATGCGTGTCGGAACCGCGACGACCGACCCCGGCGAGACCGCGACCGGCTGGCTCGACGTGACCACGCTCCCCACCGGCGGTCGGGAGCGCCTGCCCGTCCTGCTGGCCGAGGGGACGGGCGACGGCCCCACGCTGTGGGTGACCGCCGGCGTCCACGGCGACGAGCTCACCGGCGTCGCCGCCGCCCAGGACCTGCTGGACGACCGCCTCCCCGACCGGCTGGCCGGCGATCTGGTGGTCGTGCCGACGGTCAACCCCGCCGGCCTGCGCCGGACCAGCAGGGAGTCGTACTACCACGGCGACGACCCCAACAGGTACTTCCCCGACCCGGACGCCGACCAGTACCGGCCGCCCCGCGTCCAGCAGCGCATCGACGAGGCGCTGTTCGACGCCGTCACCGGCGACGAGGACGCACCCGTCACCGACGCCGCCGCGGACGCCCTGCTCGACCTCCACACCGCCCACGTCGGCTCGCTCCCGTTCGTCATCCGCGACCGGACCCTGTACGGCGACCGCCGCGACGAGGCCGCCGCCGAGGCGCTCCGGGACGACCTCGCGGCGCTGGCCGACGCGCTGGGGCTCCCGGTCGTGACGGAGTACACCGACCCCGAGTACACCGGCGAGGGCCTGCACCGCTCGCTGACCGGCGCGGTCACCAACGAGGCCGGCGTCCCCGCGCTGACGGTCGAACTCGGCACCCACAGCGTCGTCGACGAGACCGAACGCGCCCGCGGGGTCGCCGCCGTCTACCGGGCGCTCGTGAATCTGGGCGCGCTCGATACCCTCCCCGGGTGGGTGCCCGACACCGAGCCGATCACTTCGGGCGTCGACTACCGCCTCAGACGGGCGGTCCACCCACACACCGACACCGCCGGCCTGGTCCGCCACCGGGTCGCCGTCGGCGACGTGCTGACCGAGGGCGACCCCGTCGCGGACGTGGTCTCGCCCCACGGCGAGGTCCGCGCGACCGTCGCGACCGACCACGACGGCGTCGTGCTGGGCCGCGGGGAGGGGATGGCCGTCTACGAGAACGACCCGCTGGCCAGCCTGGCGGTCCGCGACGAGGCCCCGCTGGTCGTGCCCCGCGAGGAGTCCTGA
- a CDS encoding C-terminal binding protein has translation MEYTVVLCDNKTVDPATQSEILESAGASIEILDEKTEAAVAEAVRGAHGLVVDAATPVTAEALAGTDTLRVVGRAGIGVDNIDVAAADDEGITVVNVPDYCLDEVAIQALSLLLACVRAVPQYDREVKAGTWDWGTGQPLRRVAGSTLGLVGFGGIARRLASKLRTFHVDVIAHDPNVDAETMRDYGVERVGFEELLDRVDYCSVHAPLFAATRHLLSTAEFERLDDDAVLVNTARGPVVDEDALLAALETGEIASAGLDVRESEPPAADDPLAERDDVVLTPHVGWYSEESRADLSRGVAGDVAAVLRGEAPSNPVDPETPWI, from the coding sequence ATGGAGTACACCGTGGTCCTCTGTGACAACAAGACGGTCGACCCGGCGACCCAGTCCGAGATCCTGGAGTCGGCGGGCGCGAGCATCGAGATCTTAGACGAGAAGACGGAGGCCGCCGTCGCCGAAGCCGTCCGCGGCGCACACGGCCTCGTCGTCGACGCGGCGACGCCGGTGACGGCCGAGGCTCTCGCCGGGACCGACACGCTCCGGGTCGTCGGGCGGGCCGGGATCGGCGTCGACAACATCGACGTCGCTGCGGCCGACGACGAGGGGATCACCGTCGTCAACGTCCCGGACTACTGTCTGGACGAGGTGGCGATCCAGGCGCTCTCGCTCCTGTTGGCCTGCGTGCGGGCGGTCCCGCAGTACGACCGCGAGGTCAAGGCCGGGACCTGGGACTGGGGGACCGGCCAGCCGCTCCGCCGGGTGGCCGGCAGCACCCTCGGGCTCGTCGGCTTCGGCGGTATCGCCCGGCGGCTGGCGTCGAAGCTCCGGACCTTCCACGTCGACGTCATCGCCCACGACCCCAACGTCGACGCCGAGACGATGCGTGACTACGGCGTCGAGCGGGTCGGGTTCGAGGAGCTGCTGGACCGCGTCGACTACTGCTCGGTCCACGCGCCCCTGTTCGCGGCGACCCGACACCTGCTCTCGACCGCGGAGTTCGAGCGGCTCGACGACGACGCCGTCCTCGTCAACACCGCCCGCGGCCCGGTCGTCGACGAGGACGCGCTGCTGGCGGCCCTGGAGACCGGCGAGATCGCGTCGGCGGGGCTGGACGTCCGGGAGTCCGAGCCGCCGGCGGCCGACGACCCCCTGGCCGAGCGGGACGACGTGGTGCTGACGCCCCACGTGGGGTGGTACTCCGAGGAGAGCCGCGCGGACCTCTCGCGGGGCGTCGCCGGCGACGTGGCGGCCGTCCTGCGGGGCGAGGCACCGTCGAACCCGGTCGACCCCGAGACGCCGTGGATCTAG